The segment atcgcagaagagtgtttgttttttctttgtaataagagatcggcacaaacgcgattcattcacttggtgagtgtaaccgtttttatagctctgtgacacaacctgtcagaaggcttatataaacgccacagaataatatatatgtctcatttgtgagtcgctttgaataaaagcgtctgctaaatgactgaatgtaagtgtaatatgttttcgatgcagagtgcGAATGGCTgagcatttatttgtgcttttagctcGATGGGAGCGAAATGAAACTTTCTGAACGAAAAGCTTTGTGTGCCGTCTGTCTCCCctcttccccctcccccggtccgctgcacaccacgcccactttttcagcattttttaacaccgtggtgagaactaacctgtgctgaaatggggggtttcatgaccctttaaaatatatataaaaaaattacagctattttcaattgtaatattatttcacaaaattacagttttttactaGATTTCTAATCAAATCAATGAAGCCTTGGAGAGCTTTagttacttttttcaaaaacattaaaacatctcactgaccccaaatgGTAGTGCATGTTACAATACTGCAATTTGAAAACACTTCAAAGTTTTATAAAAGTTATAGcaatatataaacacaaaagtAACAAACCCGTTTCATTAGCACGCTCCTAAGTTTCCTTCTCAATAGTCAAGGCTGGGTTGCTTGTACCTGTTAGAAAAATACAGACTGAGCACCATGTTGTTTGAGCACATTGTAATTTCACCTCACACATTCATAGCTGCACATTTACCTCACATCTACTAGTTACATATTTGGTCAAGGGACACAAAACACTCAAATTAGCAgtgttttgtaattgttttttaatgatCTCAGATGTCTCACCTTGCGTGTCTCTGTCTTCACTTCCCTCTGACTGTCCGTTGCTCAGCAGTCGGCTCTGAGACTCTCTTAGAGGTTTAGGTGGAAACTGATGGGATTCTCCAGCACTAGAAAAGAGCGAAAAGTGCATGAATGAAAGGCTCTGCTTATCATTAGTaaagtatcccacaatgcaatgtgcatTTCTAATGTAATATCTATTGCACATTTCTTTCTTGACTCATTGAATGCAcagtaaatttttatattttttcatcttGTTATAcaacatttgtaatgtttttgtgaaaCTACTGTTTCCTAAATGAAGCCGAGCCATGAACCTTTGGACTGAAGGGTTGTGTCCAGATGATGAGGAGGGTTGTTCGGGGTCTGCGTTCACTAGACACGTGGGGAATGAACAGCCATCGCCCAGACTGCAGAAACACAATGTGATACTGTGTGAGGGAATGAGatcacacactgaacacacaaacCAATATTTTCAATGCTACTGAACAATACCCGATACCTTGAAAAAATAGGCAGCAGCCAGTATTTCTTTTCATCTCCAAACACTTGCCGGAAGTTCTTGCTTGTTCCTAAACTGAAGGCATTCTTGTCTGGTCCATGCTGGAATGCAGGAGCTCTGAAAGCCTCTAACATTCAAACCACATGGTTTTACCATAAAGATGTTTCATATACAATCCTACCAACATGATTTCTCATTTTCTCttaacttttaaacattttaatacaatGCAATACATTGATGATTGAGAGATGTACAATTAAATGTTCCTCAAAAACCTAAAGTATCATGCGTGGTACTCACAATTtaactaaaaatttaaatatgacaCAACAGGCTTTACAGAGTTAAGATTAGAATATGTCTGTTGCTGAGATTAATTTCCAGCACGTTCAACCGTAATGCATCTTGACACGCTTGCTTTTGCCAGAAGACTGGGCATGTTGTCACAGATACATGTTCCCTTGAGGATCTGACTGCAAAAAGACCTAAACGCCACCTGCCCCAGATCCCAGTCACTGGACGTTTATGAGACATATTTGATCACGCAGTGTGGACAGATGATAACAGAAAGCAAAATACACACTACTGACGACACAAAATACAACACTACTGTTTACTACTGAAATCTACGGGTACTTAAAGCACAGACCACTCACCCAAGGTGGATCTGTTCTTGCAGACAAGCCAGCagtgataaacaaacaaaaacgctAGGCTCACGGAGAACGTGGAGGCAGCGAAAAACAGGAACATGATGTGAAACTTGGCTTGTGTATCAGGCAGACCATTCTGTGTAAAACATGGGAAAGACCCTTCATacaccacaaacaaacaaataagagcCTAGGCCTAATTAAATATATCGCCGGTTATATTATCAAGTCTGGAATACTCAATCCACATCATAAAGGTTGAGAAAATGGGAACAAGCAGAAGTGGGATACATGGTCCCTATGGACTGCACATGCCAGACTACAAAAGCCTATGTTTGCTTGTCTACTGGATCTAACAGAAATTGTGAAAGCTAAGATGTTATGCTGAGGTAAACGATCCAGTCGAATAAGTCGGTCAAAGCACATCGTTAAATGTCAGTGATTGACTCAGTCCTACCAAATATTGGACAAGATGATCGTTTGTTTTATCATCGACCTTTCgaaataaaaacagcttttattgctCTGACCGgtgttctattaaattaaaaacagccTATCTGCACATTCAGATTATTTCTGTTTCCTAATAAACCTAAGAAATTAATCATTCATACTTACAGTCCAGAACTGAATGAAATACTGCAAGTCTGTTGCAGTGACGAAGAGgcaatacaacaaagaatatgcTAGGAAGAGCATGAAAAACTTGTAGTTGGCGAAGCCCACACAATTGTTTACCCTTTCAaagaagataaaaaaacaaaaattagccTCAATAAAATTGGATTTTTAATCTATTTTGATTGCAAAATACTGCCCAATATACACTGTAACAAGTGGAAATGTGCAGTTGTTATCTTAATAAGATATTTCTACCCTTCTTGACCCTACTTTTGTCTGTGAAATGATATGTAATCAGATTGATTCGGgtacatttaaatgctatttttgacttgaataaatcatttttatagtaCTAGCTACACAATGTAACTTTTGGCCCTCTAGCAGTTGAAGCATACGATATATAAAATGtactatttttcatttgtttatgtGATTTGTACGGAAACGTACAaaattttgaaaacaaaaaacgTAAAAACGTTCACCTCTAAACTTTCAAAGCAGATCATACTAAAACATACTAATAAAATGATCTTATTTCATATTAATTCACTGAAACAACTGCTTTTAAAGTGCTATTAAAGTTTGCTGAAGTAAACTGTTTCCTAAAATCATATTTGAATTGGGGTAAAGCAAAAACACAGTTTGGAGGATGGATTTAAGGTATATTCACtcattatttgcattttatttttttgtttcaagcaaaaatgttaacttttaatgacaaaattaaacATTCATTGGAAAAAATCAAGGATTGTTTTCTTGGTCTTATAGAAACTTTGGTCCATGTGTTCATtctaagatgaaaaaaaaaacctttttattctTGCTTTGCACCAGTACATACCATGGACAGTGGTGATCCATCTTTAAAATGCACCTGTAAAACAGCAGAGGGAGGAGCTGTTAAAATGCAACACGGCAAAAGCTCATTTGTGctgtgtctttaaaaaaaaaaaagagaaagacataCATATCACAGGCAGAGCAATGATGACATCGATCAGGCTTCAGCAGCAGACAGCGATCACAGTAGCGGATAGCTGTTTCAAGACAGCTTGTTAAAACACAGATCGATAGGATTCACTGAAGGCAGACTGAAACAAATGTAACTGTCTGTGACCATTATTTGTTACTGAACCTAAATCAGGGCTGAATGGACAAACTTGGCCTGCTAGCAGTTGCACAATTAGGATGAGctgaacttaaaaataaaaaaagtgcccacctccAGACATTGTGCGTGTGTAAATGGGCAAATCCTTAGCAATTCTCCTCAAGATCTCCTGCTGAGATTCGCGCCGATCTTCATGCTCGAATAGCTCTTTGTCAGAATGTGACAGGTGGAACTGAAAGGAACAGGCAAAAACCAAAACATTTGGATATTTCCCGTGTGACAAGCAGCACGTTCTGCATTCAGAGATGTGAGAAGAGTACGACTGATTGCCAGTCTGACCTATATATGGTTTCTCTATTACAGTTTGTTTCTCATTCTCTCAGCTTGCAGTGAGGTGCTATAATTACACCAACAACCGCATGTAATTTATAacataaaatgcagttttttatgacgtatatttacaaatattattatagtaatcTCTGCCTGCAGGAAACAATGGTCCAGTTTCACAAACAGGGCTTAGCTTAAGCCAGGTCtaggccttagttaaattaagatatttaagcaacCTTTACAAAAATGCCTTAGATGAAAACATTACAGGTGAGCATCTTGACACAGAATAatgacactgacatattttaagacacatcagagcaagatattttcagttgagacagtTCAATcgtgcattttagtctaggactagcttaagccttgtctgtgaaaccggtgTTATATATTCATTATAAGCCAACAACGCATGAGTCATACTGAGTATAGGCAGAGCAATAACATTTAAATTGACTTTTACTTAGAGATTATGCAGTTTACACCACATTCTGATGGTTCTCACATTCAGTTGTCTGCTATTCATTTTCCATAATGTTTACTATGAAATGAGTatctatttaatataaaacttatTTTCATAATCAAATATACTCACCTCTTTGAGTGGGTTCATAGGTTTTGTGAAGATGGTTTGCCAGTAAGTCCACACGAACATGATGAAAAGCACATGATATACCAGGAGGTAAACTACTGTGAAAAAAAGATTGAAAGGTGAAATTCTAattgttatacattttattttaaatcattaaagcatcactattattttttatgattgcTCAAAAATATGCTGAAGGATTATTAAACTTATTAAACTTTGCCTGCACTGTTTGTgctaaatatataacaataaaaatacatcaaatcaTGTGGTTGTTTGAGGagatgtgttttcttttttctacaggcaaaaaaaaaaaaagtatatacattcaatatatatatatatatatgcttaatattattattatttttttattaaatccacgattcgttattTTCAGGACTtttatgatgaatagaaagttaaaaacatttattttgaaactttttttttttttttttttttttacatttaaatttcttTATGGTCACctttgagcaatttaatgcatcgtaactgcataaaagtttttattttttgtttttttcttgtagactccaaacttttgaatggtagcctaTACATTAAAAGACTCGAGTcatatctagagaccagaatatcacaAATCTTAAAAACTGCATATAAGATCACCTTGGCAAACGCATAGCAACGCCCTGACATGAGCAAACACCACTTACATGTTTTTTAGAAAATGCAAAAATCACTGTAAGAATTCACTCCAAAAGGAAAGAAAGGTATTTTCAACTAAAACATTGTAAGAAAAGGCTGACTTACTTTTCTCTCCCATGTTTTCAATAGTTTCTGcagaagacagagaaagagaacggTAACTTTGTCTTTACAAATTTGTTAATACTCTATGATTTGAATTCTGCACTGGCCATTATTGTATAAACAGTAGGTCGAAACTCCTTGTGCATTTCATAGAAGGTCAGTGAGCAGCAGATGGTTCTCAGCACAGTTCTCGGATCACTGTTGCTGTACGGAGACTCTTGATCAGATGCCCAAATTCTCTAGCTCATAATTGCATCTCTTCAACTGGTGCGCTTTCAGAACGATAAGCTATATTGAAATACTAACCACAACCACACAGGAAAAAAAGATGTTTCAAAAACAAGATACGACCACCCAAACACATGACACTGAAAGAGGCTTGTTGTTTTGCACAGTTCGTTTGTTAatacaagtttatttttttattattctgtcaCATTCTACACatctaatatatacacacacgaggtactaatatgcactttaaatgactaaaatgtatGCAAACGGTCACCATCAAATTCAACTGaccttgagcagttctgcaaagaagagtggtcAAATATAGCAAAGTCTAAATGTGCAAAGTTAGTTGAGAGACATATCCCAACAAACTAAAGGtttgtaattaaagcaaaaggtggttcaacaaaatacggACACAAGGGGATTGGTGTTGGTGCTG is part of the Carassius carassius chromosome 33, fCarCar2.1, whole genome shotgun sequence genome and harbors:
- the LOC132113562 gene encoding palmitoyltransferase ZDHHC2-like isoform X1, which encodes MAPSGSCSADCWRVLYWIPVLFISLIVAWSYYAYVVQLCIETIENMGEKIVYLLVYHVLFIMFVWTYWQTIFTKPMNPLKEFHLSHSDKELFEHEDRRESQQEILRRIAKDLPIYTRTMSGAIRYCDRCLLLKPDRCHHCSACDMCILKMDHHCPWVNNCVGFANYKFFMLFLAYSLLYCLFVTATDLQYFIQFWTNGLPDTQAKFHIMFLFFAASTFSVSLAFLFVYHCWLVCKNRSTLEAFRAPAFQHGPDKNAFSLGTSKNFRQVFGDEKKYWLLPIFSSLGDGCSFPTCLVNADPEQPSSSSGHNPSVQSAGESHQFPPKPLRESQSRLLSNGQSEGSEDRDTQGTSNPALTIEKET
- the LOC132113562 gene encoding palmitoyltransferase ZDHHC2-like isoform X2, yielding MAPSGSCSADCWRVLYWIPVLFISLIVAWSYYAYVVQLCIVVYLLVYHVLFIMFVWTYWQTIFTKPMNPLKEFHLSHSDKELFEHEDRRESQQEILRRIAKDLPIYTRTMSGAIRYCDRCLLLKPDRCHHCSACDMCILKMDHHCPWVNNCVGFANYKFFMLFLAYSLLYCLFVTATDLQYFIQFWTNGLPDTQAKFHIMFLFFAASTFSVSLAFLFVYHCWLVCKNRSTLEAFRAPAFQHGPDKNAFSLGTSKNFRQVFGDEKKYWLLPIFSSLGDGCSFPTCLVNADPEQPSSSSGHNPSVQSAGESHQFPPKPLRESQSRLLSNGQSEGSEDRDTQGTSNPALTIEKET
- the LOC132113562 gene encoding palmitoyltransferase ZDHHC2-like isoform X3, whose product is MGEKIVYLLVYHVLFIMFVWTYWQTIFTKPMNPLKEFHLSHSDKELFEHEDRRESQQEILRRIAKDLPIYTRTMSGAIRYCDRCLLLKPDRCHHCSACDMCILKMDHHCPWVNNCVGFANYKFFMLFLAYSLLYCLFVTATDLQYFIQFWTNGLPDTQAKFHIMFLFFAASTFSVSLAFLFVYHCWLVCKNRSTLEAFRAPAFQHGPDKNAFSLGTSKNFRQVFGDEKKYWLLPIFSSLGDGCSFPTCLVNADPEQPSSSSGHNPSVQSAGESHQFPPKPLRESQSRLLSNGQSEGSEDRDTQGTSNPALTIEKET